The Hydrogenothermus marinus DNA segment CCTACTAAGACTAAAATAAAAGCCCCAATAATACTTGCTATTACAGCAAGAAATATCATAAATCTACTTTCCCAAAGTATTCTTTCTACTACTTGTTCTATTATTTTTCTCATTTTGTATCTATACCTCTATATTTTGTTTTTCTAATAAATATTTCATTGCATTTGCAACCTTTTGTATTTCCCATTGGGCATGTGGATCTGTTCTTTTAGTAATAAAATCTTTTATCCAGCTTAAGGTTCCAGATACTACTATTGTTGTTTTTCTTCCATGTGGAAGTATAAATCTTGCATCTTCTCTTTTTATTTTACAGCTGTAAACTGTATAATCGTAAATGATCTCTGTAAGTTGGTCTATATATCTAAATAAATTTTTTATACTTCTATTTTCTTCAGAGCTTAAAAATTTTTCAACCCTTTTAGCTATTTTTTCTTTTAAAGAATCTTTAGTATCAGTATTTTTAATATATTCAGATATTTCTTTTACTATATCTTTTATAATTTTTAATATTTTATCATTTTCTATTTGACAATTACTTTCTTTTATAGAAGGAGGAATTATAAGCAAGTTTTCATCTTCTTTTACATATCTTTGACTTCTTTGAGAATAATTTAATGCAGTATGTCTTACAAGCTGATGAGTCATAATCCTTGATACATTATCTATATAAAATACTGCATATCCATCATATTCTTTTAATAATCCTATAAGCCAGATATCATCTTTATATCCAAGAGGTTCTATTGGAATATCATATTCTGCCATTTTATTGAAGGTTTCAAAATATCTTTTTTCATCTGTTTCTAAAAGCTCTTCAAGATAATGTCGTAAAGAGATTCCTATTACTGTTTTATATTTAGGATTATAATAAGATTTAAATCTTGTAGCAGCGATTTTTATAGCTGCGATTTCTGCTTTTTTATCTTTTGGTAAATCT contains these protein-coding regions:
- the thyX gene encoding FAD-dependent thymidylate synthase; translation: MESFKVHEIFSLEDFKESIPFTAIGARTCYSSGDLNYLLNDPRVVSKEERAKFLSKLGNYKHFSVFAHSFAYKDLNTLEEEKLNKIVGKELQDLPKDKKAEIAAIKIAATRFKSYYNPKYKTVIGISLRHYLEELLETDEKRYFETFNKMAEYDIPIEPLGYKDDIWLIGLLKEYDGYAVFYIDNVSRIMTHQLVRHTALNYSQRSQRYVKEDENLLIIPPSIKESNCQIENDKILKIIKDIVKEISEYIKNTDTKDSLKEKIAKRVEKFLSSEENRSIKNLFRYIDQLTEIIYDYTVYSCKIKREDARFILPHGRKTTIVVSGTLSWIKDFITKRTDPHAQWEIQKVANAMKYLLEKQNIEV